From a single Paramormyrops kingsleyae isolate MSU_618 chromosome 14, PKINGS_0.4, whole genome shotgun sequence genomic region:
- the LOC111851022 gene encoding homeobox protein six1b, with amino-acid sequence MSMLPSFGFTQEQVACVCEVLQQGGNLERLGRFLWSLPACDHLHKNESVLKAKAVVAFHRGNFRELYKILESHQFSPHNHPKLQQLWLKAHYVEAEKLRGRPLGAVGKYRVRRKFPLPRTIWDGEETSYCFKEKSRGVLREWYTHNPYPSPREKRELAEATGLTTTQVSNWFKNRRQRDRAAEAKERENSENNNSGNNKQNQLSPLDGGKTLMSSSEDEFSPPQSPDQNSVLLLQGNMNHTGGASYSLAGLGAAQTVHGIQGHPHQLQDSLLGPLTSSLVDLGS; translated from the exons ATGTCAATGTTGCCTTCCTTCGGGTTTACCCAGGAGCAAGTGGCGTGCGTGTGTGAAGTGCTGCAACAAGGGGGGAACCTAGAAAGACTGGGCCGTTTCCTCTGGTCTCTCCCCGCCTGCGACCACCTCCACAAGAATGAGAGCGTCCTCAAAGCCAAAGCTGTGGTGGCCTTCCATCGAGGGAACTTCAGGGAGCTCTACAAGATCCTGGAGAGCCACCAGTTCTCCCCGCACAACCACCCCAAGCTGCAGCAGCTGTGGCTGAAAGCGCACTACGTGGAAGCGGAGAAGCTGAGGGGCAGACCGCTGGGCGCGGTGGGGAAGTACAGGGTCCGCAGAAAATTCCCGCTGCCCCGCACGATCTGGGACGGCGAGGAAACCAGTTACTGCTTTAAGGAGAAATCCAGGGGAGTCTTGCGGGAATGGTACACCCACAACCCCTATCCCTCCCCCCGGGAAAAAAGAGAGTTAGCCGAGGCCACGGGGCTTACGACCACGCAAGTTAGCAACTGGTTCAAAAACAGACGGCAGAGAGATCGAGCTGCTGAAGCCAAGGAAAG AGAGAACAGTGAGAACAACAATTCCGGCAACAATAAACAGAATCAGCTCTCCCCTCTTGACGGCGGTAAGACTCTGATGTCCAGCTCGGAAGACGAGTTTTCACCGCCGCAAAGCCCGGACCAGAACTCCGTGCTTCTCCTTCAAGGAAACATGAACCACACCGGCGGTGCGTCTTACTCTCTTGCCGGCCTCGGCGCTGCGCAGACGGTACACGGCATCCAAGGACACCCGCACCAGCTCCAAGACTCCTTGCTGGGACCGCTAACCTCAAGTCTGGTGGATCTCGGTTCCTAA
- the six4a gene encoding homeobox protein SIX4a: MSSSSSEVIITNEIKKENLTADKRGSIKLLALDTAELSMEHATSAADAVHSELLVSAPSSLAFSPEQVACVCEALQQGGNVDRLSRFLWSLPQSDLLRGNESILKAQALVAFHQARYQELYSILENHSFSPSNHSSLQDLWYKARYTEAEKARGRPLGAVDKYRLRRKYPLPRTIWDGEETVYCFKERSRNALKELYKQNRYPSPAEKRNLAKITGLSLTQVSNWFKNRRQRDRNPSEAQSKSESDGNHSTEDESSKGQDDLSPRPLSSSPEGALALGTIPMGAALDGGLVIQQVGNVKVPPSTGGAMVFNGSLVTSNPAAVFHNGGSYIQAPGGVLFNGLNLGAQTLAFNPLRTSIDGEASLHSGQEKALSGMAAGFTQAYSAFPGCVSSSEIKLEPVQPLAQQNGLPSVLSLPTPAGHLPPSAYGQLHMPDTDGGNVGLPVLQLPPVSTALPHGAGSPGSTDSFPLQQQQQDKVVLAPLQSTTVLHSMASVVKQEPLEGGAFSYPAELHLDHGSPLGYPSAPLNCTQAPPTSQAPPVRSSSSDSGGYIVLSVSSTPAAQTAPTHHHLLPSDYGSHSPLPPATHPLTPSLSGNFLSIAEDKVGGTGVGDIVRVMCNEMEAEGKELAKLQNVQMDEDIGDL; encoded by the exons ATGTCTTCTTCCTCCAGCGAGGTCataattacaaatgaaataaaaaaggaaaatctTACGGCAGATAAACGGGGAAGCATTAAGCTCCTAGCCTTGGACACTGCGGAGTTGTCTATGGAGCATGCGACTTCAGCTGCAGATGCAGTCCATAGTGAACTTCTCGTGAGCGCTCCCTCCTCACTAGCCTTTTCACCGGAGCAAGTGGCGTGCGTCTGTGAAGCGCTGCAGCAGGGGGGCAACGTGGATCGCCtatccaggtttttatggtctttACCACAGAGTGACTTGCTACGTGGCAACGAAAGCATTTTAAAAGCACAAGCTCTGGTGGCTTTCCATCAGGCTCGGTATCAGGAACTGTATAGTATTCTAGAGAACCACAGCTTCAGCCCGTCCAATCACTCTTCGCTGCAGGACCTTTGGTACAAGGCACGGTACACTGAGGCGGAGAAGGCTCGAGGGAGACCCCTCGGTGCAGTGGACAAATATCGCCTTCGTAGGAAATACCCGCTGCCTCGAACTATCTGGGACGGGGAAGAGACGGTGTACTGTTTTAAAGAACGGTCCAGGAACGCACTGAAAGAATTATACAAGCAGAATAGGTACCCCTCTCCTGCCGAGAAGCGCAATCTCGCCAAAATCACAGGGCTTTCCCTGACTCAGGTTAGCAACTGGTTTAAAAATCGCAGACAGAGGGACAGGAATCCTTCTGAAGCGCAGTCAAAAAG TGAATCTGATGGCAATCACAGCACAGAAGATGAGTCCAGCAAGGGCCAGGACGACCTGTCCCCTCGCCCGCTCTCCAGCTCCCCGGAAGGGGCCTTGGCTCTTGGCACCATCCCTATGGGTGCTGCCCTGGATGGCGGCCTAGTCATCCAGCAGGTCGGGAACGTTAAAGTGCCCCCCAGCACCGGCGGAGCCATGGTTTTCAATGGGAGCCTGGTGACCAGCAACCCTGCCGCCGTCTTCCACAATGGTGGTTCCTACATCCAGGCCCCTGGCGGCGTCCTGTTCAACGGCCTCAACCTGGGCGCCCAGACCCTGGCCTTCAACCCTCTACGGACTTCCATAGACGGGGAGGCGTCGCTGCACTCCGGCCAGGAAAAGGCGCTGAGCGGGATGGCTGCGGGCTTCACCCAGGCCTACTCCGCTTTCCCCGGATGTGTGAGCAGCTCGGAGATTAAGCTGGAACCGGTGCAGCCGCTGGCCCAGCAGAACGGCCTGCCCTCCGTGCTGAGCCTGCCCACCCCAGCCGGGCACCTTCCACCCAGCGCTTACGGCCAGCTTCACATGCCCGATACCGATGGCGGCAATGTGGGCCTCCCGGTTCTGCAGCTGCCCCCGGTCTCCACAGCACTTCCGCATG gtgCCGGGTCACCAGGCAGTACTGACTCCTTTCCACTCcaacaacagcagcaggacAAGGTGGTCTTGGCGCCGCTCCAGAGCACCACGGTGCTCCACAGCATGGCCAGTGTAGTTAAGCAGGAGCCCCTGGAGGGAGGGGCCTTTTCCTATCCAGCTGAGCTGCACCTGGACCATGGCAGCCCCCTTGGCTACCCTTCTGCCCCCTTGAACTGCAcccaggccccgcccaccagCCAGGCCCCCCCTGTCAGGTCCTCCAGCTCTGATTCTGGGGGGTATATTGTGCTGTCTGTCAGCTCCACCCCAGCAGCCCAGACTGCCCCAACACACCATCACCTACTCCCCTCAGACTATGGAAGCCACAGCCcattaccccccgccacacatcCACTCACTCCCAGCTTGAGCGGCAACTTCCTGTCAATTGCAGAGGACAAAGTGGGTGGGACCGGCGTGGGCGACATCGTACGGGTCATGTGCAATGAGATGGAGGCGGAGGGAAAGGAACTGGCCAAGCTGCAAAATGTGCAAATGGATGAGGACAtaggtgacctttga